The following proteins are encoded in a genomic region of Pseudobdellovibrionaceae bacterium:
- the recG gene encoding ATP-dependent DNA helicase RecG, whose protein sequence is MAKLYADTNLQYIKGVGPKTAEAFYEKGITNLEELLQFYPRTYEDNRIATKISSLKSGSRVSLIAEIYSIQSSSHSRRHELVIQDSTGRISCSFFRLPYRGYFNQFQRGFKVKVSGVVSLYRGSLQFNHPQLSLLKKGEVLEDKLISVYPELSISAMKVRAIVSSALTAFNNNENTIELKEVFPPWLLKQFTILGLEETLLNIHQPNIKEAESFLHFKTPYQKRIIFEEFFYLQLHLALRKYGFVEKKVITMKKKPELVSAFLKSLGFELTHAQAVAFKEMELDLYGQKVMHRLLQGDVGSGKTLVALLSVLTVVANGYQAVLMVPTEVLAKQHFKTAFTVLNNLGFKTVLLTGSIKAKERKPILEGLANGEISFCIGTHAVIQDSVVFKNLALVIVDEQHRFGVDQRNKLYAKGNNPHFLVMTATPIPRTLSMTVYGDLDTSILNEKPKGRQPIVTRAIYENKKEKVWEFVLKQIKQGRQAYIIYPLVEESEKIDLQNVTDAYKKLKTIFPKSINLGLLHGRMKSEEKELVMQQFEDKEIDILVSTTVIEVGIDVANANIIVIENAERFGLAQLHQLRGRVGRGKHKSYCVLISSFKSSKESFERTRILENSDDGFFIAEEDLHLRGPGDLSGLRQSGLPDFKMANIFRDTLILKEARSAAFELVNKDPHLESLENKNLKQAYKKHSKNFIA, encoded by the coding sequence ATGGCTAAATTGTATGCAGACACTAACCTTCAGTATATAAAAGGGGTAGGTCCTAAAACTGCAGAAGCGTTTTATGAAAAAGGCATTACCAATTTAGAAGAGCTTTTACAATTTTATCCAAGAACTTATGAAGACAATAGAATTGCTACCAAAATTTCTAGTTTAAAATCGGGTTCTAGAGTTTCTTTAATTGCAGAAATTTATAGTATTCAATCTAGTTCTCATTCGCGTAGGCATGAACTCGTAATTCAAGATAGTACGGGGCGTATTAGTTGTTCTTTTTTTAGACTACCTTACAGAGGCTATTTTAATCAATTTCAAAGAGGTTTTAAAGTTAAAGTCAGTGGAGTAGTTAGTCTTTATAGGGGCAGTTTGCAATTTAATCATCCACAATTATCTTTATTGAAAAAAGGAGAAGTGTTAGAAGATAAACTTATTTCTGTTTACCCCGAGCTAAGCATATCGGCTATGAAAGTGCGGGCCATTGTAAGCTCAGCTCTTACAGCTTTTAATAATAACGAAAATACGATTGAGTTAAAAGAAGTATTTCCACCATGGCTGCTTAAGCAGTTTACTATTTTGGGTTTAGAAGAAACTTTACTAAATATTCATCAACCCAATATCAAAGAAGCAGAAAGTTTTTTACATTTTAAAACGCCTTATCAAAAACGAATTATTTTTGAAGAGTTTTTTTATTTGCAATTACACTTAGCTTTAAGAAAATATGGTTTTGTAGAGAAAAAAGTAATTACTATGAAGAAAAAACCAGAGCTGGTTTCTGCTTTTTTAAAATCTTTAGGCTTTGAATTAACCCATGCACAAGCTGTAGCCTTTAAGGAAATGGAATTAGATTTATATGGGCAAAAAGTTATGCACCGTTTATTACAAGGCGATGTAGGTAGTGGAAAAACACTAGTGGCTTTGTTGTCTGTGTTAACAGTAGTTGCCAATGGGTATCAAGCGGTTTTAATGGTTCCCACAGAAGTTTTAGCTAAGCAACATTTTAAAACGGCTTTTACTGTATTAAATAATTTAGGTTTTAAAACGGTTTTATTAACGGGAAGTATAAAAGCGAAAGAAAGAAAACCCATTTTAGAAGGCCTAGCCAATGGCGAAATTTCTTTTTGTATTGGAACTCATGCCGTTATTCAAGATAGCGTTGTGTTTAAAAATTTAGCCTTAGTTATTGTTGATGAACAACATAGGTTTGGGGTTGACCAAAGAAATAAATTGTATGCTAAAGGTAATAACCCCCATTTTTTAGTAATGACGGCCACTCCCATACCAAGAACATTATCTATGACGGTTTATGGTGATTTAGACACCTCTATATTAAATGAAAAGCCTAAAGGAAGACAGCCAATTGTTACTCGAGCTATATATGAAAATAAAAAAGAAAAAGTATGGGAATTTGTTTTAAAACAAATTAAGCAAGGCAGACAGGCTTATATTATTTATCCACTAGTTGAAGAAAGTGAAAAAATAGATTTACAAAATGTTACCGATGCTTATAAAAAATTAAAAACTATTTTTCCTAAATCTATAAATTTGGGATTGTTGCACGGAAGAATGAAGTCAGAAGAAAAAGAGCTGGTAATGCAACAGTTCGAAGATAAAGAAATAGATATTTTAGTGTCTACCACAGTTATTGAGGTGGGAATAGATGTAGCCAATGCTAATATTATTGTGATTGAAAATGCAGAAAGGTTTGGTTTGGCACAATTGCACCAATTAAGAGGAAGAGTGGGAAGGGGCAAGCATAAAAGCTATTGTGTGTTAATTTCTTCTTTTAAGTCTTCTAAAGAATCTTTTGAACGAACGCGCATTTTAGAAAATTCTGATGATGGATTTTTTATAGCCGAAGAAGATTTACATTTAAGAGGCCCTGGGGATTTATCTGGCCTTCGACAATCTGGACTTCCTGATTTTAAAATGGCTAATATATTTCGTGATACTTTAATTTTAAAAGAAGCTAGATCTGCAGCTTTCGAGCTAGTAAATAAAGATCCTCATTTAGAGTCTTTAGAAAATAAAAATTTAAAACAAGCTTATAAAAAGCACTCCAAAAATTTTATAGCTTAG
- the secG gene encoding preprotein translocase subunit SecG, which yields MISFFVVIHVILAIFLIVFILLQDSKGGALDGLAGQSKSVFGASGASNFLSSTTKWLSVFLAGTSLILTYLVGHQETSLLDKYKTSKTNTQEQTSLNKKAPINKKDAKSKTK from the coding sequence ATGATTTCATTTTTTGTAGTTATTCATGTTATTTTAGCGATATTTTTAATTGTATTTATTTTATTACAAGACTCTAAAGGAGGAGCTTTAGATGGCCTTGCTGGGCAATCAAAGTCTGTTTTTGGAGCTTCTGGAGCCAGTAACTTTTTAAGCAGCACCACTAAATGGTTAAGCGTTTTTTTAGCAGGAACTAGTTTAATTTTAACCTATTTAGTTGGCCACCAAGAAACGAGTTTGCTAGATAAGTACAAAACCTCAAAAACCAATACACAAGAACAAACTTCTTTGAATAAGAAAGCACCTATTAATAAAAAAGATGCCAAAAGCAAAACAAAATAA
- a CDS encoding AAA family ATPase, producing the protein MKSNLFYNIKGQDKAKDFLSKAWKNHRLSSSLLFYGPDSVGKKLTAYALSQALLCTSSNKDADLLSAACGHCTSCKEVKEKRSPYVLEIQPVNNSIKVEQSTEVVSFLNLKVESNARIIIIDEAQYLNVQSSNKLLKTLEELSENNYIILLSPSVKSLLSTISSRLSKIAFCSLKKNVFFSIIKEEPTELNFFNYNLKDYKKWNEILEDQALKESINFWTLFLKKDKKLFSFISKNLSKKDKIETFIYISKTLLLDKIKLNTLRVSQLNELFSSFAAENCIYLLDLLLNLEKDIKNNINPLLSLENFCIQAIK; encoded by the coding sequence GTGAAGTCGAATTTATTTTACAATATTAAAGGGCAAGATAAGGCCAAAGACTTTTTAAGTAAAGCATGGAAAAACCATCGTCTTTCGTCTTCTTTATTATTTTATGGTCCTGATTCTGTAGGTAAGAAGTTAACCGCTTATGCCTTGTCTCAAGCTTTATTATGCACCTCCTCTAACAAAGACGCCGATTTATTATCTGCAGCCTGTGGTCATTGTACTTCTTGCAAAGAGGTAAAAGAAAAACGATCTCCTTATGTTTTAGAAATACAACCGGTAAATAACAGTATTAAAGTAGAACAAAGCACAGAGGTTGTATCTTTTTTAAATTTAAAAGTAGAATCTAATGCACGGATAATTATTATTGATGAGGCTCAGTATTTAAATGTTCAAAGCTCTAATAAGTTGTTAAAAACTTTAGAGGAGTTGTCTGAAAATAATTATATTATTTTATTAAGCCCTTCTGTAAAAAGTTTATTAAGTACAATTAGTTCAAGGTTAAGTAAAATCGCTTTTTGTTCTTTAAAAAAAAATGTATTTTTTTCTATTATAAAAGAAGAGCCCACAGAGTTAAATTTTTTTAATTATAACTTAAAAGACTATAAAAAATGGAATGAAATTTTAGAAGATCAAGCTTTAAAGGAAAGTATAAATTTTTGGACACTCTTTTTAAAAAAAGACAAAAAGCTTTTTTCTTTTATTTCTAAAAATTTATCTAAAAAAGACAAGATAGAAACTTTTATTTATATTAGTAAAACCCTTTTATTAGATAAAATAAAATTAAACACACTGCGTGTGTCACAGCTTAATGAGCTTTTTAGCTCTTTTGCTGCGGAAAATTGTATTTATCTACTAGACTTGTTATTGAACTTAGAAAAAGATATAAAAAACAATATAAATCCTTTACTAAGTTTAGAAAATTTTTGCATACAGGCTATAAAATAA
- the tmk gene encoding dTMP kinase: MAFIVFEGLDGSGKSTLLNQLKTYVENQGISVIQTHEPGGSVFGEKIRDILLSTSKDSIPVPRAELLLYQASRAQLVETTIKPALAKNQWVLCDRYTASSLAFQCGARGIDESLVSWLNSYATQNLEPDWYILLDLSIEDSEKRRGVRGRDLDRMEQEKADFHQNVRNTYLSIAKSQKNWITLDASLGKQELWEDLLKQLQVRKVLS, from the coding sequence ATGGCGTTTATTGTATTTGAAGGTTTAGATGGTTCTGGAAAAAGCACTTTATTGAACCAGCTAAAAACCTATGTCGAAAATCAAGGCATTAGTGTTATTCAGACCCATGAGCCAGGGGGGAGTGTTTTTGGTGAAAAAATTAGAGATATTTTATTAAGTACCAGTAAAGACTCTATTCCTGTGCCTAGAGCCGAATTGTTACTCTACCAAGCCTCGAGAGCTCAATTGGTAGAAACAACAATTAAGCCAGCCTTAGCTAAAAATCAGTGGGTTTTGTGCGATCGTTACACAGCTAGCTCTTTAGCTTTTCAATGTGGGGCAAGAGGTATTGATGAGTCCTTAGTAAGTTGGCTCAATTCTTACGCAACGCAAAATTTAGAACCAGATTGGTATATATTATTAGATTTAAGTATTGAAGACAGTGAAAAGCGAAGAGGGGTTAGAGGGCGTGATTTAGACAGAATGGAGCAAGAAAAGGCAGATTTTCATCAAAATGTTAGAAATACTTATCTATCCATAGCAAAATCACAAAAAAATTGGATTACTTTAGATGCCTCTTTGGGCAAGCAGGAGTTATGGGAAGATTTATTAAAGCAATTACAAGTAAGAAAGGTACTTTCTTAA
- the lysS gene encoding lysine--tRNA ligase, translating to MKENPLKLEKQKKLQRLKEAGINAFPHNFSKTHMTKAVFDKYSDIQTGESLPEVRLVVAGRVMTKRDMGKAAFFTIQDDSGKIQIYIKVTELESSLATNLDSEKQQLSFKNLDIGDIVGIEGYPFKTKKGELSVRAKSFQILCKSLEPLPEKFHGLTDIELKYRYRHLDLIMNEESKAVFKTRSKIIKEVRNFLDSRGFLEVETPVLQPIYGGAAAKPFSTHHKTLDMELFLKISPELYLKRLVVGGFEKVYEIGKNFRNEGMDRTHNPEFTMLEYYEAYTDYNDQMKQFEELVSTVVKNITGSYKVMFQDKEIDFTPPWAKLTVYDGIKKYAKFNPEDLSDKELFAKIKSLGSDLKPNMSRGHMIMEAFELTAEEHLWQPTFIMDFPKSVSPLTKTHRSKKDVVERFEPMVACMELGNAYTELNDPEDQLARLKEQEASRVVDDEAQPMDKDFLHAIEVGMPPTGGVGIGIERLVMLITGQSSIRDILLFPTMKKNS from the coding sequence ATGAAAGAAAATCCGTTAAAACTAGAGAAGCAAAAAAAATTACAAAGGCTAAAAGAAGCAGGCATTAATGCTTTTCCTCATAATTTTTCTAAAACCCATATGACTAAAGCGGTTTTTGATAAATATAGTGATATTCAAACAGGAGAGTCTTTACCAGAGGTGCGATTAGTGGTTGCAGGCCGAGTAATGACTAAAAGAGATATGGGAAAGGCTGCGTTTTTTACTATTCAAGACGATAGTGGAAAAATTCAAATCTATATAAAAGTTACAGAATTAGAAAGCAGTCTAGCCACCAATTTAGATTCTGAAAAACAGCAATTGAGTTTTAAAAACTTAGACATTGGCGATATTGTGGGTATTGAAGGCTATCCTTTTAAGACAAAAAAAGGAGAACTTTCTGTTCGTGCTAAAAGTTTTCAAATTTTATGTAAAAGCTTAGAACCTCTTCCAGAAAAATTTCACGGTTTAACAGATATAGAATTAAAATACCGTTACAGACATTTAGATTTAATTATGAATGAAGAATCTAAAGCGGTTTTTAAAACTAGATCTAAAATTATTAAAGAAGTAAGAAACTTTTTAGATAGTCGTGGTTTTTTAGAAGTAGAAACTCCAGTGCTACAACCTATTTATGGAGGGGCTGCAGCAAAACCGTTTTCTACTCACCATAAAACATTAGATATGGAATTATTTTTAAAAATTAGTCCAGAATTATATTTAAAGCGATTAGTTGTTGGTGGTTTTGAAAAAGTTTATGAAATTGGTAAAAATTTTCGTAATGAAGGAATGGACAGAACTCATAACCCAGAGTTTACCATGTTAGAATATTATGAGGCTTACACCGATTATAATGATCAGATGAAGCAATTTGAAGAACTAGTTAGCACTGTGGTAAAAAATATTACGGGTAGTTATAAAGTTATGTTTCAAGATAAAGAAATTGATTTTACTCCTCCATGGGCAAAACTAACCGTTTATGATGGTATTAAAAAATATGCTAAATTTAATCCTGAAGATTTAAGTGATAAAGAGTTATTTGCAAAAATAAAATCTTTAGGTAGTGATTTAAAACCAAATATGTCGCGAGGACATATGATTATGGAAGCTTTCGAGTTAACTGCAGAAGAGCATTTATGGCAACCCACTTTTATTATGGATTTTCCTAAATCGGTTTCGCCTTTAACAAAAACTCACCGTAGTAAAAAAGATGTGGTCGAGCGTTTTGAACCAATGGTGGCTTGTATGGAATTAGGTAATGCTTATACCGAGTTAAACGACCCCGAAGACCAATTGGCTAGATTAAAAGAGCAAGAAGCTTCTCGTGTAGTTGATGACGAAGCCCAACCTATGGATAAAGATTTTTTACACGCTATTGAAGTGGGAATGCCTCCCACAGGTGGAGTGGGTATTGGTATTGAAAGACTGGTTATGTTAATTACTGGTCAAAGTAGTATTCGTGATATTTTACTTTTCCCTACTATGAAAAAAAACTCTTAA